The genomic DNA aaaattataaaattttataaaaatcataaaaataaaatatatagaaatataaaaaattatgattttttataaagttgtaagaaaattataaaatgtaaagaaatataaaatttgtgaaaaagcataaaaattattGTGTCTCGATTTTATagctattaaattttaataatttttattttttatcattttgctACACATCACGCCGTGTTCCAATACATCATAGctttaactaaaaataaaataaaattgagagCCATTAACTTTAACAGTTAACGATTAAAGTTAACAGTTAAAAGATATTTTAACCCATTTTAACGCTTAAGAGCTTAATTGCTTTCCTTGATAAAGTTTTAAGTGCTTTTATACTCTTAAactttaaaatgtaaaaaataattcaattccgaTTCCTCTTTTACATAATAATATTCTAAATATTAAATTCTTATACCAATGTATAATTCAACTAATGATTTCAAATTTTTTATGGAACTAACGattcaattttcaaaataaatgaaCTTTCATTTAAGACAAAATCTCTATAAATTTTGTGTAAATTATGAAATGAATCCAAACATaataaaaagtatttttataAGTGAACAAATTAAGTAAACTATACCTTTCTGCCTCTCTCAAAAGAAATAATAATTTAACATAAACACTTTAACCCttcaataaatatataaattacattttaactcctctaataatttaatttaatttaattaatttaatctcattaagtattaattcaagtttttggAATACAAAACTTTTAGGTATAAATTTTGAAAGCCAAAATattaatatacaaaatgaatGATCCTAAACACTGACCTTAAACAATTAGCAAAATCATCATTatattagctgaattaaaagaagAATAATGAAAGCAAGCAATTGAAGTGACAGCGCGTGATTGACCTCCCTCACCGCAATAGCTGGAATTCCAGTTGAGCACGGCGGGAACATGCCTGGTTCCATTATTGGTGCCACTGGGTAATGGGTAAGCACTACGGAAAGAGAAAGAGTACTGGCTAAAGATGAAAGCAGATGCGCATCGTTTGCTGTCAGGATACATGGCTGTCATGTTTACGGTATAGGAAGTGAGATTTCCATTAATTTCATGAAAAGCAGCCAGGTTCAGAAACACCATTGTCACACCTTGGTTGAATGCAGCCGCCAAGTGAATCAGCTTCGCTACGTGAAATAGTAGCCAAATTTCCGCAACCTACTGACCCGAAATAATTCATATCACTTGAGAAGAAAAATGGAGTGCCTGAGAGATTGACCCTCACACTAGCCTCGTTTATACGATCACAATTAAAGTAAGTAACTGGATAGCTGATGAGAATGGCGTTTGAATATATGGTTTTTCCAAGTACCTCCAGATCGATGCCATTTACGTTTATGAAAGGCTTTTCCCCATTGAGGGTTGGGTTGCAAGTTACTCTAAACGAAGGATGAGTATAGCATCTGCTATGGATTCCAAAAGGGGATGGAATTGTAATATTTCCACATACTTCTTTACCACAGGTAGGTTCTTGAGATTCTGCTGCTTGAAAAATTGGGCATAACAGGAAGAGGAAGAGGAGTAGGAGGATGAAGTCAGGCGCTAACTGAAAACCCATTTGCGTTGTTATTTTGTTTGAGGGAAATGAATGAAGATTTAGATTGGGTTAATGAAGAActcattaataaattttaaagaaggAAAAGCAGAGTTAAAGTAGCAGCACTAGATGTAAATTATAATTCTTAAAGTAGCACCACtagtgtttttcttttctttttaaaattagcacgttaaaataaattataatttttttttgaatttagtaatatgatagagttttttttttttttaatttcgtgcCTGAAGTCCAGTAGAAATGTGAATATATAATTTATAGTACAATCAAAGGTACTCAGACTTTATTTTGAGCCGTTTTTATGGACTGTAGTCGCCCAACACGATTTGGTCCATCACAATTGAATATATTATGGATAAAGTATTATAGATTTCACTAAATTACGGTTTAGCCACCcaattatgaaaaattacaaTATAGTTCTCCAattgttattaaatatttttcaatcacttaactatgaaaagttacaaaatggttatTGAACTATTTAATTTACAAAACGGTTATCGaactatttaattttatctttttttgtcATCAATTGGTTAACATAAAAATAGAAACACCTAAAAATTTAAGATAGCTGAGTGACCAAACaaagacaaaattaaataattgagtgaccatTCTGTAACTTTTCGAAGTTGGgtgaataaaaaagaaaaaaagaattcCATGGTTGGGTGACAACTAATTTACTTTAcccatatattatattatattattgtttTAGCCCAATTTTGTCCCATTTACCAGGAGCCCAAATAAACCCACTGACCTATTTACATTAACCCTAAATTAAACTCCAAAACAGATCAACTAAACCTACCCAACATACACCAAACCCAACTACCATGGCCCAATTTTAACCTAACCCATCCCCAATCAAATCAGAAAACCCTAATCCCTATGTTTGGCGCCGCACCAACTCTCTGCCTTCTGACACCAGCCCTTGCAGCACTCCACCATCATCACCTGTTGCACCGGTCACCAGCTCCGGTCACATCCCACCGCTCAACTGCTCCTGCAAGAAGAATacaatagaaataataataataaaaatgcatGTAAAGACTATAAAAGCCATTAAAACAAATGTAAAAGGGTTCCaacaaaaaaatataatacatacacCACATTTTCGAATAGATAGCAAGTGATTCCAAGGCAAGAAAAAACAGCAATAGAGGGATCTAAACAACAAGAACCAGATTCAAGCACAAggtgattttattttttaaaaaaaagaaatcaaatctTTTTTTTCTCATCAACTACAagactgtatatatatatatatattacaaaataaagtaaaaaaaaactaaaaaaaaatttaccttttccggCCACTATGCACTGTGGCCTACGCCTGCGCCGGCGACGGTCCGATGACCGGACGGTGGCCGGACTTCTCACCGGAAATCCCCCTCCCCCTCCCTTCGTTTTGGGGGCTGCCCTTTAACCCCAAAACAACATCGTTTTCGCCTATGCTCGACCCGTCCGACCTTACCCGCTAGAGGATCCGTGTGTTTTTGATTAATGGGTTATTTATGCGagcagtccttccgctttttcactCTTGTACAatcaagtttttttatttttaatttggcccgaAAATTTGACctgctttacaatttagtcccgctCAATGCTGTGCGTTTTAGAGGCTTGGGAAAATTGCCCTTTAGGCCCTCCGTTGTTCCACGCGCGCTCAAATAAgtcatttcttttgtttttattgcgAATTCGCCCCAAACTTTCTGTTTCaatttcgatttaatccttttttcatTGTTTAGCTATTTTgtcattaaattagttaattttatcatttttgctattatttatattactatttcctattattattattgttactaaTATCaatctattactattattattattactatgtaGTAGTGTATACTTTTTATgtacgtatatgtatatatatatatttatatatgttgttattttattactttattttaataactttattatatttgtttttatattttactattattattatcatgattactatatattagtgtataattttttatatatgtatatgtttttaatatatttatgtatatacttATGTAGCACTATTATTAGTCGTTTTATTTctaatatttatgtattatgtaaatattttaatattatattatgtatatctatatatttttcgtatatattatgtatatatgttttcaatattgtatgttatatatattattgtgtatatattttaacattattagttatacatcttttatactattttatatatatttctaatatcattgtatatttctaacatcattattatttatatatctgTATGTATTTATATAGCGTATGaatagtttttatattattatcatttctactatataaattatatgtattttatatattatgtatgtattttaatgttattagttacaTATATTTCTTATCTTTGTtccatgtatgtatttttatatcatcttatgtaCGTATATAAAtactatgttatatatatatatatatatataatatactttTAATACAATATTACgtcgtattattattattatatctattttatccctattatatttattgttaatACTAGTACATACATTTTATTATATGAGTATACATATACTTTTatgtatagtattattttcatatattattatatttattattagattatttattttcactagtattatttttttatcgttattatacatatatgtgtatagATATTTTTAAGTACTTACTCTAAATAGATTAATTTCTtgctatattattatatatattatttttactcatttcttcattttttatttattattttaaatacttttatattatgtatattatttttttaatataatatttttatatattatgtacatatttatatCCTATTATTCATATATCTTAttatattatgtgtatatatatatatatttttactttatGTACGTTTTTTAACGCTATTCTATGTATacacttttaatattattatgtatttattttaatacatatgtacatatttatgtagtGTTATTGATATATTTTTTAGGTTATtagtatttctaatatatatggtatatgttcattttatatattatgtatatgtatcttttaatattatatctttatacatgtcatgtatatatttctaatgctatattatattttttacatattatcttatgatgcggtcgttgagagcaccaaaatatcctattccctgtaaaataatgaaaaagaaatagtaaaggggaagtagggtcgaatcctcagggaccggattatacgaatgcttgtctctcaaaatcctgggcagaatcgtgcccaagaaaacctgcgttcctggaaaaaaaattaaaaaacagaatttaagaattgattttggaagcgaaaataaaataaaaagcaattTAAAGttcttgaaattatgattacgaaaataataaaaataataaagagagttttaagagaagaaattcttatgggaaagttccagcctccggttgtctcattccaccttgggctcaatccttggcttttggatgatccttctctactcaagtaagccagttatagtggaagatgacgcctacgaccaccagctccaaagattagatttacgatttttagggaacctgactctagccaagaatctatgctagatcaacgcttctcaatggcgaatcccatgccattttgtctctttggctcgccaacctcgtgagaagttaacgaaccgactatgcagtccttccaaaacatacaaagcgccacctttgcatatgctgaaaagcttacttcttaagggccatggacggaagcgCCACCAGAAAagtgagaaacgatgaatacttggcgagaaggctaagtacggattctaggcctcaagaaccctttttggggaaatattcacaacttttggctagaagggttttttagtggctcatgataatggagcgaaagcaaataaataaaaatatggaaaaggaaattttattgaaaagaaatatgaaagaacaaaagacttttgggggagagtgtttacagaaaaagatgcccccaaatagagtcacttcacccctatttatagtgctaggagatagtctaattgaacttaaattctaaaagataaatacatttaattaaagataaacaaagataattaaaataaaatcctaaatttgaataatcctaataattatcttaatattaattatcctaatagaataaaataaaatagagtcttccaaaataaaatctcttctatttgcttttaagtccttgtgccttccatgttcgcacttttggcaccatatttgtcccacgttgcatattggcccatttaatctccaaattgacgctttttccttgaatttacttttagcctccaatttagtccctaaaagataaaaagacataaatagcttaaattagtaggctcaagcttaaaataaacacatgattaatatataaaaacacgtcattttagagtattatcaaattccccctacttagcccatgtttgccctcaagtatggttcctatcaTTGTGAAAGCTAGATTCGCCATAAAAGAAAtaccactccaaagtttcataaaaattagttaaaacgatatgaaaaataaagagacctctaagcttgctttaagtaaaagcagaaaaagtattccaattatttcacacaaaaattaagatcgacttgagttatgccatttaggtaaattaccaaacctactaagacaccttaattatttcctcctttagtccccaagtgcaactttattagtacttattttttcttctttttttcctttttgattttttaaattttattattatttatttacttaggaatatattaaaccttttgactgagagagatgacaacccaagcaccccaccCGGTTACTTAGCCCAACATActcctaaaattatttattttggttagcggagttttacccaacacgtcacacaaccttttgacgctaagtagaatgacaacccaagcaccctaccccggttactcagtcaGTCATGATTTAAACCATACTCATAACCTCGGCTAGCGGAGTTTTACTtgtcacgtcacacaaccttttgacgcgaagtagaatgacaacccaagcaccctacccggtTACTCGATCGATCCACGATCTAAGTCGTACTCATAACCatggaaaacatttattaaaaattaaacgatATTTAAAATTCTTAAGAACtcggaaagaaaaaaatttaagtgtcaaaataagtttcaataatcacctaatagccatgaacattaattaagcatgcaatcattttaagtgttcactttatattaaacttgatcaattttacgaaaagcaagatagaattaacctattaatcacaattattttagcctaataaaaataaaagcagtGGAGATGGAATCAATTATGGGAAAAATCATAACTTCCTTAGAAGGTAAGAATCATGCATGAAAGTCAAACAGTAGGCAATTCTGGTAAAATCTTGGGCATAAAAAGCAGCAggatattcttaaaataaatagGCAGAAACAAGCACAAAACAGCAGCAACAACAATATGATAGCAAAAATAGCAGATAATAATAGTAACAACGAAGAATGCCTCCCcccacttaaaacacatagtcctcgatgtgaaagtaaaaggaaaacaaataggtggagaaaaaaaaagtttagaaaaactCCCCATGTAGTTACCGTCGGTTGGTGCACacggtggagaagaagatggcgAAGCGGCAAGAGGTGGAGACGGGGTGGGTGACGTGTGCAATGTTGGTTCGACTTCGGGTTCTCACCATGGTGGCTAAGAAATCGGCGGTGGTTGGTGGAGGAGAAAGGAGTCGACGGTTAtggagaaatttggggaaaaatgtaaggtttggggttttatttctttgaaaagGGTATTTGACTGCGGTTTTGGGGATTCTAAGGTGGAATAGAATTGTTTGGTGTAGAGATATGGCATTCGGGTTGGAATAGAACTGTTTGGCAGCATGGATAGGGTTGTTTTGGtgcacactttttttttttttcttcgtaTTTTCGCTTCATTTCACCTagatggaagaagagaaatttattaatatttaactaaaataaaataaaaagaaaagaaaaaaataaataataaaagaaaaaaataaataaaaataaaaagaaagattgggttgcctcccaacaagcgcttgtttaacgttgTTAGCTCGACGCCTTGAACGGTTTTATGGTGGTTCTAATTGAATTTTCTCGACCGTGTGGGCCTGTAAATTCTCGTAAAATGGCTTCAGCCGTTGACCATTGACTGTGAACCGCTTTCCTGATTCTTCACTCTCTATTTCAACTGCGCCATTTGTAAATACTTGATCACAATAAAAGGTCCTTGCCACCGAGATCGAAGCTTACACGAGAATAGCTTTATCTGAAGTTATAAAGCAAAACTCTTTGTCCTCTTGAGAAATGCTTCTGAACTATATTTTTGTCATGAAACATCTTTGTTTTGTCCTTATAAATTCGAGCATTCTCGTAGGCATCATTGTGAATTTCCTCCAATTCTTGAATGTCCAATTTCCTTGCCTTCTCCGCGGGCTCTAACTCTATGTTACATTGTCGAATAGCCCAATAAGCTTTATGCTCCAACTCTACTGGTAGATGACATGCTTTGCCAAAAACAAGTCGATACGGGGTCATGCCAATTGGCCCCTTATACGGCGTCCGATAGGCCCAAAGCACATCATTGAGCCGAAGACTCCAATCCTTATGGTTGGGTCGAACCGTTTTTTCCAAAATTGACTTGATCTCCCTGTTTGAAATCTCTGCTAGGCCGTTCGTTTGGGGATGGTAGGCTGTTGCTATACGATGATGAACcccatattttgataatagtgcctccatgaccttgttgcaaaagtgggtaccacgatcactgatcaaagctcgaggtgttccaaacctagaaaaaatagttcattttagaaactccacaacagtattagcattatcattgcgagtaggctttgcttctatccacttagaaacatagtctactgcAAGAAGTATATATACGTTTCCAAATGAAGAAATAAAGGGGCCCATGAAATCAATGGCCCATACAtcaaaaatctcacatacatgaatcagggataggggcatttgatttCGTCTAGTGATATTACCTGTATGCTGACATTTATCGCAAGACTTACAGAAGTTAAACGCGTCGCGAAAGATTGTAGGCCAGTATAGCCCACACTCCAATACCTTGTGAGCTGTCCGCTTAGGGCCAAAGTGACCTCCATAAGCTTCTGTGTGACAAAAAGTAAGGATAGAGGTTACCTCAGTTTCTGGAACACATCGTCGTATTATCTGATCTGAGCAATGTTTCCATAAGTATGGATCGTCCCATATGTAATTCCGAGCTTCGCGTCTAAGCTTATTTTTTACGGATTGAGCTAACTCAGTGGGCAGCGATCCCGTGGTTAAGAGATTAACTATGTCTGCATACCACGGATAGTAAGCCTCAGTTGAGAATAAGCTTTCATCGGGGAACTCATCCTTTATGGGATCATCATCAAATGGAGTTTTTATCCTACTCAAGTGGTCGGCCACCAGGTTTTCACACCTCTTTTTGTCACGAatctcgatgtcaaattcttggagcagtAAAATCCACCTAATGAGCCTTGGCTTTGCTTCCTTCTTTGCGATTAAGTACCTAAGAGCTGCATGGTCAGAAAAAATAATCACCTTAGATCCTAGtaaatatgatcgaaatttatctaaAGTAAACACAATAGCTACAAGTTCTTTTTCTATGGTTGTGTAGTTGCTTTGTGCAGCATCTAGGGTCTTTGAGGCATAACAGATGACATGAGGCTCTTTCGCTATCTTTTATCCCAATACGGCTCCCACGCTACGTTCGCTTGCATCGCACATAATTTCAAATGGATAGTTCCAGTCTGGTGCTTGTACTATAGGGGCGATTACCAACTTTTGCTTAAGTGTATCAAAAACCTCCTTGCATTTTGAGTCAAACTCAAATTTTTTGTCTTTCTGCAACAGCTCGCACAATGGTTCAGCTATTTTTGAGAAGTTTTTTATAAAATGCCTATAAAATCCTGCATGGCTAAGAAAAGAACGTATCTCTCTAACAGTAGAGGGATATGGCAAAGAATTTATAATGTTAATTTTAGCCTTTTCAACCTCAATTCCCTTAGATGAGactatatgacctagaatcaaacctttgtctaccataaaatgacacttttcatagttcaagataagattaaattctatgcacTTGTTCAAAATTACCGTAAGGTTTTCAAGGCATTCAGTAAAACAGTTTCCATAcggtaaaatcatccataaaacttCAATAATTTTTCTACATATtcgaaaatatactcatcatgtATCTCGGAAGGTAGCTGGTGCATTGCAAAGTCTAAATGGCATCCTCCGTATGCAAAGCGTCTTAACGGGAATGTAAAGTGGTCTTTTCACGGTCTTACAGCGCATAATGAGGATTTGGAAGAAACCTGAatatccatcaagacaacaaaaTTGAGCTTTACCAGCTAAACgttcaagcatttgatctataaaaggaagagggaaatgatc from Gossypium arboreum isolate Shixiya-1 chromosome 9, ASM2569848v2, whole genome shotgun sequence includes the following:
- the LOC128280823 gene encoding wall-associated receptor kinase-like 22 — translated: MGFQLAPDFILLLLFLFLLCPIFQAAESQEPTCGKEVCGNITIPSPFGIHSRCYTHPSFRVTCNPTLNGEKPFINVNGIDLEVLGKTIYSNAILISYPVTYFNCDRINEASVRVNLSGTPFFFSSDMNYFGSVGCGNLATISRSEADSLGGCIQPRCDNGVSEPGCFS